In the Kaistella sp. 97-N-M2 genome, one interval contains:
- a CDS encoding translocation/assembly module TamB, with amino-acid sequence MANLENNNDNENKRSVAENIGDQIQHTAENVSGKVQETVKDAGQLASDAIRHPVDTAKEFGEQAAKDVTSYKWWAKLLLAVFWIALFLVASFFVIVSLPATKNWAAQKVIEKLNKDLKSQMSFESVEVNYFGDIHIHKVAIKDYKNFQFLKANELYADSNWFSIISNSRNMQFQSLSLKNLDLKVITYKGDSISNFVRFVDLFNTPSPTVKKEPFQLKSRIFITDSRVSIINQNSEGEAGKWLTATNVNVVVPELKVNGSNVFAQINNMRFITERWGKKHIVDTFSADLALTKQFLSLKDLTINTDHSLLQGDVKFNLNNGSWADFADRVRWDMAMQQGSQISGYDISYFVTNWDNYKPINISGTMTGPLNKFYLDDFLVRNSKVNIRTQTMKVSNILKGDFRIETNHLSTDFTYRDLKDMMPTFISSKMKNFADDFGRLKYNGAVRVTPKEVFVPKANLITGIGQAKITNFYLNDYSSALPKYRGFAEVNDLNTSVITKNNQVGLISGRFDVRGESFDVNTMRLKTKSQISKIEILNKEINNIYLDGFLDHKTYNGIVNVNDEEAKAQVKGFIDFRTSRLAADVVADVQYLNINYFTGGKGSQVVTGLVNGKVSMTNLNDLNLDADLQNVTFANATQKFLIPNAKVKAFFENGNRVVSVDAPGAVNGHISGKFNLADLAGMIQNGVEKILVGPPPRKLYRGQNFAMNFEVQQVLVNYIEPNLQVPGGASVTGAYDGNANNLILNVDARSLKYLMTKKEEITEADQALARANPAYTLTQRDKISRDSAMVDSIMVRINTANLDEQIFAKINRVEYNQNILKDITLSGRNENNSILHIAANFKHGTPEDEVKETLKEYAVNLNQTANAAGDYVFRFEPTTVKISDVAWSVDTDPALNHSITYRKKTADFLIQNLRLYSDASELFLKESVFKSAKDFSADGEVKNLNIAKIFALAKGENSMDIQGVANGTFNIKMDQNNLEPLIDLNVTDILMNGKDMGNVVISAKKSEVPNVFDVEARVVSAGIIGDNNLLLSGTINNNTSSPTLDLVADMKEFDLAFTQEFVKGVFGNVRGKASGELKISGKLSDIDYSGDIALKEFGLKLNFTGVDYALDDTVVSLSKGLAILNDIGVKDGRTNSRGSISGAIQFETLASMGVNLVLRADNLMLLNTTQKDLDLFWGRVYGTGTLYVDGPVSALNIATPEMKALNNSVFTFNSNSTSNVEEFKMLRFLKKDDAGLVSVEEQKRSSANINVDFTISVDKGTTVNVLVGDDIGDITVRGNSDKLRFLMSRTGSISMNGDYFVENGTFVSKAILNRTFQITKGSSIRWDGDPISPELNMDATYLRTVTNAGQYLGLGSSLQPINVLLSTKITQTLNNPKIELGVSAQDVSSNLRDILAEKMSNEDEKIIQFGSVLVMNTFNVGNSAFDITLGSTLENSGYNMLFKQLGSVLNTISNEFQVDLNYLNGDNASNTGDRANASVSFALSPRVKVKTGLGIPISKSENTSADYLSGEGIVEYDWSKKNDGTRLLRAYSKPSNIGLNGAGAGNANANQSYGIGVVYSKSFSTIFKRNKKGKKSPKAKNLIKRDSVKNDTLK; translated from the coding sequence ATGGCAAATTTAGAGAATAATAACGATAACGAAAATAAAAGATCTGTCGCGGAGAATATTGGCGATCAGATTCAGCATACCGCCGAGAACGTGAGCGGTAAGGTGCAGGAAACGGTAAAAGATGCGGGACAACTTGCTTCCGATGCAATTCGTCATCCTGTCGATACCGCGAAAGAATTTGGCGAACAGGCCGCAAAAGACGTCACCAGCTACAAATGGTGGGCAAAATTGCTGCTCGCTGTTTTTTGGATTGCGCTTTTTCTGGTGGCTTCCTTTTTCGTGATCGTAAGTCTTCCGGCCACCAAAAACTGGGCTGCCCAAAAGGTCATCGAAAAACTGAATAAAGATTTAAAATCCCAAATGTCTTTTGAAAGCGTGGAAGTCAACTATTTTGGGGATATTCATATTCACAAAGTTGCCATAAAAGATTATAAGAACTTTCAGTTTTTAAAAGCAAATGAACTTTATGCGGATTCGAACTGGTTCTCCATCATCAGCAATTCGCGCAACATGCAGTTTCAGTCCTTATCGTTAAAAAACCTGGATTTAAAAGTTATCACCTATAAAGGCGACAGCATTTCCAATTTCGTACGTTTCGTAGATCTCTTCAACACGCCTTCGCCCACGGTTAAAAAAGAACCTTTTCAGTTGAAATCGCGTATTTTCATCACCGATTCCAGGGTTTCCATCATCAATCAAAACAGTGAAGGTGAGGCCGGCAAATGGCTTACAGCGACGAACGTTAATGTGGTGGTTCCAGAACTGAAAGTGAACGGCTCCAATGTTTTTGCGCAGATCAATAACATGCGCTTCATCACGGAACGGTGGGGTAAAAAACATATTGTCGACACGTTTTCCGCGGATTTGGCGCTCACCAAACAGTTTCTTTCCTTAAAAGATCTAACTATTAATACGGATCATTCTTTACTACAGGGCGATGTAAAATTCAATCTGAACAACGGTTCCTGGGCAGATTTTGCCGACCGCGTGCGCTGGGATATGGCCATGCAGCAGGGAAGTCAGATCAGCGGTTACGATATCAGCTATTTTGTGACGAACTGGGATAATTATAAACCCATCAACATTTCGGGCACAATGACGGGACCTTTAAATAAATTTTATCTGGATGATTTTCTTGTTCGCAATTCAAAAGTAAACATCCGCACACAGACCATGAAGGTTTCTAATATTCTAAAAGGCGATTTCCGGATTGAAACCAACCATCTTTCCACCGATTTTACCTATCGTGATCTGAAAGACATGATGCCAACCTTCATCTCTTCCAAAATGAAAAATTTTGCCGATGATTTTGGCCGCTTAAAATATAATGGTGCCGTTCGCGTGACGCCAAAAGAAGTTTTTGTGCCCAAAGCCAATTTAATTACAGGCATCGGACAGGCGAAAATCACTAATTTTTATTTAAATGATTACAGCTCCGCCTTGCCAAAATACCGAGGTTTTGCCGAAGTGAACGATCTCAATACGTCGGTTATTACAAAGAACAACCAGGTCGGTTTAATCTCTGGCCGCTTCGATGTACGCGGCGAAAGTTTCGATGTGAATACGATGAGACTGAAAACCAAATCGCAGATTTCCAAAATTGAAATCCTCAACAAAGAAATTAATAATATTTATCTGGATGGATTTCTGGACCATAAAACCTACAACGGAATCGTTAATGTGAATGACGAAGAGGCAAAAGCGCAGGTGAAAGGATTTATCGATTTCCGTACCAGCCGTCTCGCAGCCGATGTTGTGGCCGACGTGCAGTACCTGAATATCAATTATTTTACCGGTGGAAAAGGAAGTCAGGTTGTAACCGGCTTGGTGAACGGAAAAGTTTCCATGACCAATCTGAACGATCTTAATCTGGACGCAGATCTGCAAAATGTAACTTTTGCCAACGCAACGCAGAAATTCCTGATTCCAAATGCAAAAGTAAAAGCCTTTTTCGAAAACGGAAACCGCGTGGTAAGCGTTGATGCGCCCGGCGCCGTAAACGGGCACATCTCGGGTAAATTTAATCTGGCAGATCTCGCCGGAATGATCCAAAACGGTGTTGAAAAAATCCTCGTCGGTCCGCCACCCCGAAAATTGTATCGCGGTCAAAATTTCGCAATGAATTTTGAGGTGCAGCAAGTCTTGGTCAACTATATCGAACCGAATCTTCAGGTTCCCGGCGGCGCATCTGTAACCGGTGCCTACGACGGAAATGCGAACAATCTTATTTTAAATGTTGATGCGCGTTCCCTAAAATATCTCATGACGAAGAAAGAAGAGATTACCGAGGCGGATCAGGCACTAGCACGCGCAAATCCCGCTTACACCCTCACCCAGCGCGACAAAATTTCGCGGGACAGCGCAATGGTCGACAGTATAATGGTCCGGATTAATACGGCGAATCTTGATGAACAGATTTTTGCAAAGATCAACCGTGTTGAATACAATCAAAACATTCTTAAAGATATAACGCTGAGTGGCAGAAACGAAAATAACAGTATTTTGCACATCGCTGCAAACTTCAAGCATGGTACGCCCGAAGACGAAGTAAAAGAAACGCTGAAAGAATATGCGGTTAATCTAAATCAGACAGCCAATGCGGCGGGAGATTATGTCTTCAGATTCGAGCCGACCACGGTAAAGATCAGTGATGTTGCGTGGAGTGTTGATACCGATCCGGCTTTAAATCATTCCATTACCTACCGCAAGAAGACGGCGGATTTTTTAATACAGAATCTGCGTCTTTATTCGGATGCCAGCGAACTGTTTTTGAAAGAATCGGTATTTAAATCAGCTAAAGATTTTTCCGCTGATGGCGAAGTTAAAAATCTGAATATCGCGAAAATTTTTGCTTTGGCAAAAGGCGAAAACAGCATGGATATTCAAGGTGTCGCAAACGGAACTTTCAATATAAAAATGGACCAGAACAATCTGGAACCTTTGATCGATCTTAATGTTACCGATATTTTGATGAACGGCAAGGATATGGGAAATGTGGTTATTTCTGCGAAGAAAAGCGAAGTTCCCAACGTTTTCGATGTGGAGGCGCGTGTTGTTTCTGCAGGAATTATAGGGGATAACAATCTTTTATTATCGGGGACTATCAACAATAATACATCGTCCCCAACCCTGGATTTGGTGGCGGATATGAAGGAGTTCGATCTGGCCTTTACACAGGAATTTGTAAAGGGCGTGTTTGGAAATGTTCGCGGAAAAGCTTCCGGGGAGTTGAAAATTTCCGGCAAACTCAGCGATATTGATTACAGTGGCGACATTGCCTTGAAAGAATTTGGCCTGAAACTTAATTTTACAGGCGTTGATTATGCCTTGGATGATACCGTGGTTTCCCTTTCCAAAGGGTTGGCTATCCTGAATGACATTGGCGTGAAAGACGGAAGAACCAATTCCCGGGGGTCCATTTCGGGGGCGATTCAGTTTGAAACTTTGGCTTCCATGGGCGTCAACTTAGTTTTAAGAGCGGACAATTTGATGCTGTTGAACACCACTCAGAAAGATCTCGATCTCTTTTGGGGCCGCGTTTACGGCACCGGAACGCTTTATGTAGACGGACCGGTTTCGGCCTTAAATATTGCCACGCCGGAAATGAAAGCTTTAAACAACAGTGTCTTTACTTTTAATTCAAATTCAACCTCCAATGTGGAAGAATTTAAGATGTTGCGTTTTCTGAAAAAGGACGATGCCGGCCTGGTGAGTGTGGAAGAGCAAAAACGCTCCAGCGCCAATATCAACGTTGATTTTACCATTTCCGTCGACAAAGGAACAACGGTGAATGTTTTGGTAGGCGACGATATTGGAGATATTACCGTTCGCGGAAATTCGGATAAACTACGATTCTTAATGAGCCGAACGGGTTCCATCTCCATGAACGGCGATTATTTCGTCGAAAACGGAACATTTGTTTCAAAGGCGATCCTGAACCGAACCTTCCAGATTACGAAGGGAAGCAGTATCCGCTGGGATGGCGATCCTATTTCGCCGGAGCTTAATATGGATGCAACCTATTTGAGAACCGTAACGAACGCCGGGCAATATTTAGGGTTAGGAAGTTCGCTACAGCCAATTAATGTCTTGCTTTCCACAAAAATTACGCAGACGCTGAACAATCCAAAAATTGAACTCGGTGTTTCGGCTCAGGATGTTTCGAGTAATCTGCGCGATATTTTAGCGGAAAAAATGAGCAATGAAGACGAAAAAATCATACAGTTCGGCTCTGTGCTGGTGATGAACACTTTCAATGTAGGCAATTCCGCGTTCGATATTACGCTGGGAAGTACGCTGGAAAATTCCGGATACAATATGCTTTTTAAGCAGTTGGGATCGGTATTAAATACCATCAGTAATGAATTTCAGGTCGATTTAAATTATCTGAACGGCGATAATGCGTCGAATACGGGCGACCGCGCGAATGCCAGTGTGAGTTTCGCGCTTTCTCCACGCGTTAAAGTAAAAACCGGTTTGGGTATTCCAATCTCTAAATCTGAAAACACCAGTGCCGATTATCTTTCCGGCGAAGGAATTGTAGAGTACGACTGGTCTAAAAAGAATGACGGCACGCGTTTGCTTCGCGCCTATTCCAAGCCGTCAAATATCGGACTCAACGGCGCCGGTGCGGGAAATGCAAACGCGAACCAGAGCTATGGCATTGGAGTTGTGTATAGTAAAAGTTTCAGTACAATCTTTAAAAGAAATAAAAAAGGCAAAAAGAGTCCGAAAGCAAAAAACTTAATTAAAAGAGATTCCGTTAAAAATGATACATTAAAATAA
- a CDS encoding Rrf2 family transcriptional regulator, whose protein sequence is MFSKACEYALKATIYIAQQSLQQKRVNVKDVANSVDAPIAFTAKILQQLCRENILESNRGKQGGFIFEIEKQKQIRIYDVVRIMDGDSIFTNCGLGLHKCSELNPCPVHDDFKKVRENLIFMTQKYSFYDLAIKTENGLAWLK, encoded by the coding sequence ATGTTTTCCAAAGCCTGCGAATATGCTTTAAAAGCTACCATTTATATCGCCCAACAAAGTTTGCAGCAAAAACGCGTGAACGTGAAAGATGTGGCAAACTCCGTGGATGCGCCAATCGCGTTTACGGCAAAAATCCTGCAGCAGCTTTGTCGGGAAAATATTTTGGAATCCAATCGCGGAAAGCAGGGCGGTTTTATTTTCGAAATTGAAAAGCAAAAGCAAATAAGGATTTACGATGTGGTCCGCATTATGGATGGCGATTCCATTTTTACGAATTGCGGTTTGGGTCTGCACAAATGCTCCGAACTAAATCCCTGTCCCGTACACGATGATTTTAAAAAGGTACGCGAAAATCTTATCTTCATGACGCAGAAATATTCCTTCTACGATCTCGCCATCAAAACCGAAAACGGTTTGGCCTGGTTAAAATAA
- a CDS encoding Lrp/AsnC family transcriptional regulator yields the protein MNYQLDDIDKKILDFLVQNTRMPFTEIAKQMDVSAGTIHVRVKKMEDAGIILGSSLSIDYGKLDYHFTAFIGILLTKSNRTQEVLKELTTIPNVIEASVISGKYNIFCKIRAKNTEDAKRIIYQIDDIQDVMRTESMISMEEYISDKNRLIDAVSI from the coding sequence ATGAACTATCAATTAGACGACATAGATAAAAAAATCCTCGATTTTTTAGTACAAAACACCCGTATGCCTTTTACAGAGATCGCTAAGCAAATGGATGTTTCCGCAGGTACAATTCACGTTCGGGTGAAAAAAATGGAAGATGCCGGCATTATTTTAGGTTCTTCTTTAAGCATTGATTATGGTAAATTAGATTATCATTTCACGGCTTTTATCGGAATTTTATTAACCAAATCCAACAGAACGCAGGAAGTTTTAAAGGAATTAACTACAATTCCAAATGTTATCGAAGCCAGTGTGATCTCCGGAAAATACAATATCTTCTGTAAAATCAGAGCTAAAAATACCGAAGACGCGAAGAGAATTATCTACCAGATCGACGACATTCAGGATGTGATGAGAACGGAAAGTATGATCTCCATGGAAGAATATATTTCCGACAAAAACAGATTAATCGACGCCGTCTCAATTTAA
- a CDS encoding 16S rRNA (uracil(1498)-N(3))-methyltransferase, translating into MKLFYGEITGDRVHIDNEEQTHIVKVLRMRSGEEIFVTDGKGNLAKGNLVFEGKKVSLEVQEITKNLPDFSRQLHIAIAPTKNIDRIEFFVEKATEMGISEITLLQTEQTERKNVNIEKIRKQSVGASKQSLRTHFPIINELTKFSDFIKEINPKTTFVAHCNENLERIDLNLLSQTKQDQQQKITFLIGPEGDFSDKEIQILAEKGVKAVSLGKQRLRTETAGVFVAAWNYGLMR; encoded by the coding sequence ATGAAATTATTTTACGGAGAAATAACGGGAGATCGCGTCCATATCGACAATGAAGAACAAACGCATATTGTAAAAGTTTTGCGCATGCGCTCCGGCGAAGAAATTTTCGTCACCGACGGCAAAGGAAATTTAGCAAAAGGGAATCTGGTGTTTGAAGGGAAAAAAGTTTCGCTTGAAGTTCAGGAAATCACCAAAAATTTGCCGGATTTCTCCCGACAACTTCACATTGCAATCGCTCCCACGAAAAATATCGACCGAATTGAATTTTTTGTGGAAAAAGCCACGGAAATGGGTATTTCGGAAATTACGTTACTGCAAACCGAGCAAACGGAACGAAAGAATGTCAACATTGAAAAGATCCGCAAGCAAAGTGTAGGAGCGTCGAAACAGAGTTTGCGGACTCATTTTCCCATCATCAACGAATTAACAAAATTCTCCGATTTCATTAAAGAAATCAATCCAAAAACCACTTTTGTCGCCCACTGCAACGAAAATCTGGAGCGGATTGATTTAAACTTGCTCAGCCAGACTAAGCAGGATCAACAGCAAAAAATAACTTTTTTGATAGGTCCGGAAGGTGATTTTTCGGATAAAGAAATTCAAATCTTGGCAGAAAAAGGCGTAAAAGCTGTTTCGCTCGGAAAGCAAAGATTGCGTACGGAAACCGCGGGCGTTTTTGTGGCGGCGTGGAATTACGGATTGATGCGTTGA
- the ric gene encoding iron-sulfur cluster repair di-iron protein translates to MLTQEKTIGEMVAEDFRAAEVFRKYKIDFCCKGNRTIEEACENKKFDVSEVYNDLEKVSNQKATDIDFNSWPLDLLADYVEKTHHRYVEEKTAVLLQYLNKLCKVHGDRHPELFEINELFSESAQDLAAHMKKEELILFPFIKKMVAAKQKGESLPTPAFGSVESPVAMMKHEHTVEGERFVKIAELTNNYQFPEDACGTYQVTFKMLEDFENDLHKHIHLENNILFPKAIEMEKTF, encoded by the coding sequence ATGTTAACACAAGAAAAAACAATAGGCGAAATGGTAGCGGAAGATTTCCGCGCGGCAGAAGTGTTCCGAAAATATAAAATCGATTTCTGCTGCAAAGGAAACCGAACCATCGAAGAAGCCTGCGAAAACAAAAAGTTCGACGTCTCCGAAGTTTATAACGATTTGGAAAAAGTCTCAAACCAAAAAGCCACCGACATCGATTTCAATTCATGGCCTTTAGATCTGTTGGCAGATTATGTCGAAAAAACGCACCACCGCTACGTGGAAGAAAAAACCGCGGTGCTTCTTCAATATCTAAATAAACTCTGCAAAGTTCATGGCGACCGCCATCCTGAACTGTTCGAAATTAATGAGCTTTTCAGCGAAAGCGCACAGGACCTGGCCGCCCACATGAAAAAGGAAGAGTTAATTTTGTTCCCTTTCATCAAAAAAATGGTTGCGGCGAAACAAAAAGGAGAAAGTTTACCAACACCTGCATTTGGATCTGTTGAAAGTCCGGTGGCGATGATGAAACACGAGCATACCGTGGAAGGCGAGCGTTTTGTGAAAATTGCAGAATTAACCAATAATTATCAGTTTCCGGAAGATGCGTGCGGAACGTATCAGGTCACTTTTAAGATGTTGGAAGATTTCGAAAATGATCTGCACAAACACATTCACTTAGAAAATAACATTCTGTTCCCGAAAGCTATAGAAATGGAAAAAACATTTTAG
- a CDS encoding putative sulfate exporter family transporter, producing MTNDRNLCFKIKIIMQTSASKDLFQKILFFFLVIFCLSPLASSPVALAFGIAFTIIVGNPYEQRLHKYINLLLQVSIVGLGFGLKLDEALHAGKEGITLTLLSITTVMVLGYSLGRLLKLEKPLSYLISVGTAICGGSAIAAVSPIIKPSTKQISLALAIVFTLNSIALFVYPALGHLLNMTQEEFGLWCAIGIHDTSSVVGAASKYGDVALKIATTVKLSRALWIIPMSLLTMVFFKTKGAKVRIPWFIGYFIIAILLNTYFPIFDAFSNAATTAAKSGLNLTLFLIGSTISLQTLKTISWKPLFLAVVLWIVVSAGSLLMIVK from the coding sequence ATGACAAATGACCGAAATTTGTGCTTCAAAATTAAAATCATCATGCAAACTTCCGCGTCGAAAGACCTGTTCCAAAAAATTCTCTTTTTCTTTCTGGTTATTTTCTGTCTTTCTCCTCTCGCTTCGTCGCCTGTCGCACTGGCGTTCGGAATCGCTTTCACCATCATCGTCGGAAATCCTTATGAACAAAGGCTTCATAAATATATTAATCTACTTTTGCAGGTTTCTATCGTAGGTTTGGGTTTCGGTCTGAAACTCGACGAAGCGCTGCACGCCGGAAAAGAAGGCATTACTTTAACCCTTCTGAGCATCACAACGGTGATGGTTTTAGGATATTCACTGGGCAGATTATTAAAATTAGAAAAACCTTTGTCGTACCTGATCTCCGTGGGAACCGCGATTTGCGGCGGCAGTGCCATTGCCGCCGTTTCTCCCATCATCAAACCCTCCACGAAACAAATATCTTTGGCTTTGGCCATCGTATTTACGTTGAATTCAATTGCCCTGTTCGTTTATCCGGCGCTCGGTCATTTATTGAACATGACGCAGGAGGAGTTCGGATTGTGGTGCGCCATCGGCATTCACGACACGAGTTCAGTGGTGGGCGCGGCGAGTAAATACGGGGACGTCGCCTTAAAAATTGCAACCACCGTGAAACTTTCCCGTGCTTTGTGGATTATTCCGATGTCGCTCTTAACGATGGTATTTTTTAAGACGAAAGGAGCGAAAGTGAGAATCCCGTGGTTTATCGGGTATTTTATTATTGCAATTCTTTTGAATACGTATTTCCCAATTTTTGATGCTTTCAGTAACGCAGCGACCACCGCCGCAAAATCCGGCCTGAACCTGACTTTATTTTTGATCGGCTCCACCATTTCGCTCCAAACCTTAAAAACGATCAGCTGGAAACCGCTCTTTTTGGCAGTCGTACTCTGGATTGTAGTAAGTGCCGGAAGCCTGTTGATGATTGTAAAATAA
- a CDS encoding chloride channel protein, whose translation MERQKIVTQHYFRLIVASALVGLTSALLAFSLKHLTEYFEHHLFNTVVGKYSALFIILPTIGITAIFFLRKYLFRNRKNKGITEIYKTLDQRKDHLPLFKIPSHFFNGFLTVIFGGSTGVEVSTVVATATIGNYAYEKEFSARMYKRELICAGVVAGVAILFTSPLAGFLFALEVIARKMRKSLVIACTASALVSWIFIELFDSEKILTHPVKEWTYAAIPFFVVLSILGGVLSVYFTLLVTRMKKLFGNISNNFLRVNLGAIAVGTMIFFYPTLYGDSYHGLREILHEPLNAPTITLFLLVILAVLKPLAASLTLGAGGDGGVFAPSIVAGAFLGLMVAFVGNTYFGMNLIPINFALIGAAATLSASLYAPFTSVVLICNLLPDGYILFVPILICCFISYGISKLILPYNVYTYDFYLNSKTAS comes from the coding sequence TTGGAAAGACAAAAAATCGTAACCCAACATTATTTCCGCCTCATCGTTGCCTCAGCGTTGGTCGGTTTAACGAGTGCTTTGCTCGCGTTTTCTCTAAAACATCTTACGGAATATTTCGAACATCATCTGTTCAATACCGTAGTCGGAAAATATTCCGCACTCTTTATAATTCTGCCCACGATCGGGATTACGGCCATCTTTTTTCTGCGGAAATATCTTTTTCGAAACCGAAAAAATAAGGGAATTACTGAAATTTACAAAACGCTGGATCAGCGCAAAGATCATTTGCCACTTTTTAAAATTCCGTCTCACTTTTTTAATGGTTTCCTGACGGTTATTTTCGGCGGATCCACAGGCGTGGAAGTTTCTACCGTTGTCGCGACAGCAACAATCGGAAATTATGCCTACGAAAAAGAATTTTCCGCGCGCATGTACAAGCGTGAACTCATCTGTGCGGGCGTGGTCGCGGGCGTCGCAATCTTGTTTACGAGTCCGCTGGCCGGATTTTTATTTGCTTTGGAAGTTATTGCGCGCAAGATGCGGAAATCACTCGTCATCGCGTGCACGGCCTCGGCTTTGGTAAGCTGGATTTTTATTGAACTTTTCGATTCCGAAAAAATCCTCACGCATCCGGTTAAAGAATGGACGTATGCTGCGATTCCCTTTTTCGTTGTTTTGAGCATTTTGGGCGGCGTTCTTTCCGTTTATTTTACGCTTTTGGTGACGAGGATGAAAAAGCTTTTCGGAAATATTTCGAATAATTTTCTGCGCGTGAATTTAGGCGCCATCGCCGTCGGAACGATGATTTTCTTTTACCCGACTTTGTACGGAGACAGCTATCACGGTCTGCGCGAAATTTTGCATGAGCCGTTAAATGCGCCAACCATTACATTATTTCTTCTCGTCATCCTGGCGGTTTTAAAACCTTTGGCAGCTTCTTTAACTTTAGGCGCGGGCGGCGACGGCGGCGTTTTCGCACCCAGTATTGTTGCGGGCGCTTTTTTAGGATTGATGGTGGCTTTCGTGGGAAATACCTATTTCGGCATGAATCTCATTCCAATTAATTTTGCACTGATCGGCGCCGCAGCAACTTTGTCGGCATCACTTTACGCTCCCTTCACGTCCGTTGTCTTGATCTGTAATCTGCTGCCGGACGGTTACATTCTGTTTGTTCCGATTTTGATCTGCTGTTTTATTTCGTATGGAATTTCAAAGCTAATCCTGCCTTACAATGTTTACACGTACGACTTCTACTTAAATTCAAAAACCGCTTCGTAA
- the tsaD gene encoding tRNA (adenosine(37)-N6)-threonylcarbamoyltransferase complex transferase subunit TsaD: MSDSIILGIESSCDDTSAAILQGNKILSNIAANQEIHNEYGGVVPELASRAHQQNIIPVVQKSVSKANIQQKDISAIGFTRGPGLLGSLLVGTSFAKSLSMSLKVPLIEVNHLQAHILAHFIEDANPNPPKFPFLCLTVSGGHTMIVLVKDYFDMEIMGKTIDDAAGEAFDKIGKIFGLDYPAGPIVDRLAKNGNAEAIQFNKPRIDNYNYSFSGIKTSVLYFIQKEMKKNPDFIKENLEDLCSSVQKTLVEILMNKLEKAAKDLNINEVAIAGGVSANSGLREAMQKNTAKLGWNIYIPKFEYTTDNAAMIAMVAKLKYDRGEFADLSVSATSRYDIEESFKKDVQAKD; encoded by the coding sequence ATGAGCGACTCAATAATTTTAGGTATAGAATCGTCCTGCGACGATACTTCAGCAGCAATTCTTCAGGGAAATAAAATCCTTTCCAACATTGCAGCCAACCAGGAGATCCACAACGAATATGGTGGTGTTGTTCCCGAGCTGGCTTCTCGTGCCCATCAGCAAAATATTATCCCGGTGGTACAAAAATCTGTGAGCAAAGCAAATATACAACAAAAAGATATTTCTGCCATTGGTTTTACGCGCGGTCCCGGACTTTTGGGGTCTTTGCTCGTAGGAACTTCTTTCGCGAAATCTTTGTCGATGAGTTTGAAGGTTCCTTTGATTGAGGTTAACCATTTGCAGGCACACATTTTGGCGCATTTTATCGAAGATGCCAATCCCAATCCGCCTAAATTTCCCTTTTTGTGTTTAACGGTGTCCGGCGGCCATACGATGATCGTTTTGGTGAAAGATTATTTTGATATGGAAATCATGGGTAAAACCATCGATGATGCCGCGGGCGAAGCCTTTGACAAGATCGGAAAAATTTTCGGTCTCGATTATCCGGCCGGTCCTATTGTCGATCGTTTGGCAAAAAACGGAAACGCAGAAGCTATTCAGTTCAACAAACCACGCATCGACAATTATAATTATTCATTTAGCGGCATCAAAACTTCTGTGCTGTATTTTATTCAGAAAGAAATGAAGAAAAATCCAGATTTCATCAAAGAAAATCTGGAAGATCTTTGCTCTTCCGTTCAAAAAACCCTCGTCGAAATATTGATGAATAAACTGGAAAAAGCCGCGAAGGACCTTAACATCAATGAAGTTGCCATTGCTGGCGGCGTTTCTGCAAATTCCGGCCTACGAGAGGCCATGCAGAAAAATACAGCGAAATTGGGTTGGAACATTTACATTCCGAAGTTTGAATATACCACAGACAACGCTGCAATGATCGCGATGGTGGCGAAATTAAAATATGACCGCGGTGAATTTGCCGATCTGTCCGTTTCGGCCACTTCACGATATGATATTGAGGAGAGCTTTAAAAAAGATGTTCAGGCAAAAGATTAA